The Oscarella lobularis chromosome 4, ooOscLobu1.1, whole genome shotgun sequence nucleotide sequence ACGCCTCAATGGCGCATTGAAAAATTGGCTCAATTTCAATTGAGTGTCCTTCTGCACgctcttcgttttccgtcCGCTCGACGAGTGGTGTATTCCACCTGCTCAATACACAAAGAGGTGCACATATTTCTACCAAAATGACGACCCGTCAGTGTTTCCTTTCTAACAGGAAAATGAGGAGGTAGTCAAAAAAGCTCTGAAAAGTAATCCGAACTTCACACTAGTTCACGCTCTGCCAGAGTGGCCAAGGCGAGGTTTACCCCTTTTCTCTACCGGTACTCATTCATACACACGCTAGCAAACATGCACCCTATCTCATTATACCTTTATAGCTGAATATTGTGTACGAACTTCAACAGAAGACGAAACTCAaggtttcttcgtcgctgttttcgagagaaagacgaccgAGCCTAAAATCGCACTGAAGGTTAAAACACGACAAAAAACTAAACAGCGAAAGCACAGATCTGTTGTTGACTAAAAACTATACCTTTAAATTGAGTTTCTATTGCGACTCGTTTCTCGGATATTCTCCCACCGTACATTACGTTACCCAATATTATTACAAAATCCCGATTACAAAGAAACAACCGGCACCTGCCCATCCATCCTACTACGTACGCGTGCATCTAGTTTTGACCGGCAACATCCAATGCAACGACTGTACAACGAACACTCACGACTGCGCAAGGAGGCAatacagcagcagcagcgtgTCAGAATTAACACACGCTCAGTTGCACAAAACTCCAATCGTTCTTTATACAGACGTCTTGAGGGAGGGAGGAGGGAGGAGGGAGGGAAGGATCGAGGAAGGAAAGAAGGGAGAAGGGGATACGATTCTTATCAAAGGGACAAAAACTAGAATGGGAGCAGACACCAGTTGAGCTGATACTAGCTTTTCCTCTCTATTGGCCTGTACGGATCAAATTCGTCTAGGGTTGACGGTTCCGGTTTGTTAACAGTAGGGGGAGTAACAGTAGGGGGAGTAatagtagttgtagtcgtcgtagttgtagtagtagAAGGGGGCTTTTGCGATGCGTACTGCTGAGTAGGCGGTGGGGGTTGATGGACGAGGTATTTAGCAGATCCCGATTGGGTGGAAGCATGTACGGGTGCGgagacgaaattcgtcgcggGAGGTTGCGTCTGAGCCGCCCGTGCGGACGAGAATTCCGCCCATTCGACAGAatcaggaggaggaggaggaggatggTTCGTCGAAGgagccgccaccgccgccaccgccgccaccgccgccgccgccgctgtcaCCACTTGAGACTGGGGTGCGACGGCCGAACTTGGATATCGTTTTTGCTCCTGCAACTGTTTCAGCGTCTGTTTCGGTTCGCAAGGATCGGATGCACCGCTGGCGCTGCTGATCGTCGGGTTTTTTAATGCCGCCAAACGATGCTTGGCCGCTTCGATATCCTTTTGTTCCGCCTTTCGAAGCATCTTCGGATTGCTCTCGAatctttcgatttctcgtttttcgagCTCTTGCGTCTTCTGCCGGCTTTTGTCTTTCGGATCCGGCGGTCCTGCTGCCGATGCAGAAATCGATTCCACTGAGCGCGACTGCAGTTTCGTCCGTGCCGCTTGTTCCAagtccttcttctttttcgccttGAGAGCGTTGAGCTCCTTCTTGTGCCGTCCTTCCATGTCCTTTCGATCGTTCTTGTATTTCTCGTCCAGGTCTTGAAGCTCCTTTTTTTGCCTTAGAGAAAAGGGGGAAAAAATGAATCACTCATCGTGATACATTCCGTGGTGGCGTACTTTTCCTCCAGCTCCCGTTCTCCTTCGCTGTCTAATTGGCCGGGCGTTTCAGACGGACTAGACTGTAAAGCATTGATGTGCTGCAAGCGCTCCAACTCACCTTCAGGCACACTACTGATAGACGACTCCCGCGAAGTAGAAGCCCTCTGAACAGAGATTATCCAAAAAAAACGCACCGTTGCTTGGAAGTTCCAACTTACCGTAGGACTAGGAGACGGCGgccctttctctttctctccttgTTTTCCCGAACCGGTGACAGTGGCCTGCGCCTGCACAGTTCGCACCGGCGAATTAGGAGGAAGAACCGAAGCCTGCGGAGTCTTCTCGGTCGTGTCAAATTGTTCCGTAGCTTCCGCCGGCGAATTCTCCTCGCCGTGGACTGTTGAActctccgtcgacggctgACTGGGCGCAGGCGCTGCCTTCGCcccagacgacgacgacgacttagAATCGTCAGAAAGATCTTTTCTCGTCTGAATCAACGGTGAGGACGGCTCGTGCTGGACAGTTTCCATAGAAGGATTCAAAGGCAAAACTTCCGCTTCAGCCGCATCTTCTTGACTCTCCGCCTCATCGGCGTCGGCAACCATGAATCGACTTATTTGACGCTCACCTTCGATATCCAGCGGACTCCTCGTGGCGAGATTCTCCGGCAGGTCGAGACTTGGTAATTTTACGGGTACGGAAAGAACGGGGTCGGCTCTctctgacgtcgtcgtcggttcgacttttttctcgtcgggGAGTTGCGCCGATGCGCTCATAACCTCCAATCCTGCGTCATTGTCGTCTCGTCGAGGGATAGTCTcccttttctcttcctcttcctcgtttCTCCGCCCGTCTTTGTCGCTCGTCACTTCGACGGCACCCGCAGAGAGCACGTGACTATTCTCACCGTCGCGAACTGATCCATCGCCCGCCTTTCTGTCATCAGCGGTCGCGGTGACGTCGGATGAGAAGACTTTCTCACTGTCACCAATCTCGCTTATCTTCAAGGAAGAAGGGTCAAAACGCTAATCTCTTTAGAGACACTTTACAATATCGCCTTACTCCCTGCTCCTTTTCGGttctttctcctctcttCACAACTCTCAGCAGTTCTTCGTAAAGCCACTGACGATTGGCAGCGTCCAAATGGCCAGCGTCAACCTAAATCGAATCGATGCCTAAGTTCATTCTGAATAAACAGACTATTACGTCGCACGTACGATGCTTGAAGCGACTTCGTCGGGCGAATCGTCTAAGGTGCTGAACTGGAAATCAATTTGGGTATTTTTTGAATGTAACACGCAGTAGGCCATCTTATCATCTGACATCTCTTTGCAAACCAACTTCGGCTTACCCCCTTTTCCTTTGGCACCTTTCCCCTTCGGTTTTCCAATGACACTGTCTGATCGCGCGGCGCCTCcctcctgctgctgctgaggTGGAGAAATGCTTGGATCTTGTCCACTCTCGGACAACGCGTTGACAATCTCTTCGGTCCTTTTCCTGTTCATGCTGTCCATCCTTTTCACCAAAGGCGGACTTCCCACGTTCAATCGATCTTTCTCCTTCGATTCGCTTACATCCTCTTCCTCATCCGCCGGATCCTAAACACAATAGAATCGACTAGAAGCAGATTGCTTCTGCAGGGCCCTCACTTGACTTGGCCCAGCagccgttgtcgtcgccgtcaccgtcggtgcagcagaagcagtagcagcagaagtagcagcagcaggaggaggaggaacagCAGCcactgcagcagcagcagcagcagcagcagcagcagcagcagtggATCCGGACGCGGAAGATGAACCAATGCCAGAATCCAAAGTTCCTGACTCCACAACTGCCTGACTTGCAGTGGGATTAGGATTCAAGCCGAGAGACGACTTCTCCCCCATTCCGCTGCTAGCAGTTGACGAGGGCGCAAGAGACCTAGTGGCGCTGGATGACGACTCGGCTTGCTTCATTTGCAATCGTTTGACGTCTTCTAATCGTTCTCGTATTGAGGTAGCGACAGCCTGGATCTTCTCTTGTTTGATGTACTGCTTGTTCACCTGCAAATAATAAACCCAGTAGAATGAGGAACGTTTTATTGCTGGAGTCCTTGCCAGTTCTGTTGCTACGCTGTCCGGCGTATCGCTCTTCAAATTGAACGCTATTTGGATTCCGCCGTGTTGGTTCGATTTTCCCTTTTTGCTGTCATTAAAGAGCAGTAGGCCTACAGTGTCGCCAGTAACGTCAGCGTTTTTGCTTCCCAACACAACTTTGACAGTTTCGTCTTCAGTGAAAAAGGGATGAGCAAGCAATTGAGGAATCGTATATCtatgaagacaaaaaaggCTCTTCCGCAGAAAGCAGCGAAAAGTATCCTCACCTTTTCTCTCGATTGTAATCAATACTCCTTACTATCACTTCCGCGATAACCTTATTTTCAACTTTACCCAGAGCGTCCGGTTCACATCCCTAGAGAAACAGAAATAAAAAGTCAAGTCACTTTATCAAGGACACTTACGCTAGTAACTTTCTTATATATCTGAGCGGCGTTTTGACACTCGCTGTAGGGATACTCGTTCGTGGCCATCTCAAGTAGACACATCCCAAAGGCGTACACGTCCACCTTTTCGTCGTACTTCTCCTCGTACATTTCCGGAGCCATAAATTCAGGCGTCCCTATAAGAATTATAAATCAACGTTGCCTTTTTGGAGTCTTCGTCGTACCAATTACGCTGCTGACAAAAGAACGATGCCGCAACGTCGCTAAACCGAGATCTCCAATCTTGACGACTCCAGAAGGACCCGTTATAAAAATGTTGTCGCATTTGAGATCTCGATGTATGATGGGCGGCGTTCGCGTGTGAAGGAAGTGGAGTCCGTGGAGTATCTGCGCGCACCAACGACGCATGATCTTGATGTTGATTTTCTTGAATCGACGAAGGTATCTAAGAAAATAGTTGTCATAATTGGCGAGTCTGTGGTCGCTCTGCTGACGTTTTTAGAgttcctgacgtcattagtTCAGTTACGAGAATGagagtcgtcttttttccgGGCACCGTCGCATTCACTGCTTCAATTTCCCAAAAGTCGTGAAATTTGAGAATGTTGGGATGTTGGAGGGACTTGAGGATGGACGCCTCTTCGCGAAAGCGGCCTTTGTCCTGCTTCCGAAAACGAGTCgtctgcaaaagaaagaaaaaaaaacgtccaTCCCCACAAATCAAATCACGATATGGTGGACTATTAATTATCCCTATTTCTAACAACTGCTAATTGCTTTCCCTCTACTAGCTTGCTCGATCCCCCAATATTCCCCCAATATATTCGTGGAAATAGTCAAACGCCTCCTTTCTATCTCTCCTCTCACCTGAAGCTCGCACCAAGCGACGGCCACTCCCGTCTCGGTATCCAGCCCCTTATAGACGGTCTTAAACGATCCGCGACCCAATTCCTCTTCGAACTTGAGAAAGCGACCATCGGGACTGTGATCGAcggctttgacgtcacgctcttcttcttcctcttctacgcgatcgctcgtcgccgtcgtcgtcatcgtcgtcatcgtcgccgtcgtcatcgtcgtttcgacgttttttccgtccttttccgtcgacgcgttGTCGCCAGGCTTCGTTTTTGACGGCGATCGAGGTGGTGACCCGATTGGGGAGCCCTGCGCGGCCGgacgcttttcgtcgtcgttttcgatgGGATTCATGTGTCGATCGTTTCGGGAGAGGTCTCTCGCTTACTTGGCGGGTCGAAGAAACGCGCGTCGATTTAGAAAGTCATCGcttttcgaagcgacgagcatTCCACGAAGGCGATTGGCTATTTGGGGGGTCTCCGCCTATCGCGCTGTGCCACTTGCAATCCACTGGTCACCGGTGGGCGCCGTGGAAGGCAGCGACACGTCCCGACGATactttttcgtttcgctgcgCGTCGAGGCCGGGCCGAGGACGGATCGAGGCGCTATTCCCGCCGGTTGTTTCACAAATCGTTGAACAAGAGCACGACGATCGATGAACGATCGGTTCTTGGGCgtcgcgaaagaaaaaagaaagagaattcgacgaaataTGGATAGAGCTAAGCAACTCGCGGGATAGGCGCATGCGTTGGTATTTAACGCACGCAATCAGTGTGAACCCACCCCGGATACTCTTCCTTTTGTGAGATCGAATGGAGTCGCGGCGACGCATAGCGTCATTACAAGAATTGTGTAGTATTGCAGTGTGGAAATGCATGGGACTGCAGCGTATGAATCAATTAGGAAAACTGCCGCTACCGAGTGCGCTCAAGAGTTACGTGCATCAGACTCACAATCTTGCCGTACAATTGCAAGACGGATGTCGCGTAGCGAGAACGAGCGAGTGCGATTTTATCAGAGCACTTTGCCCGTCACGTGCAGCAAGCGTTGTTTACGCTCTCATTCAAGTTGACAACTCGAAAGTTCCTTATTTGCTGCAGGCGTGGCCAAAAATCAAGCCCCACCCAAGCCTTCACCGTTGCTACTATACCGACACGCGATCCAACGCGACACGTCACATGTACGCATTGGAAaatttcgaagcgaaatcgaTTGACGACTGGATCGCAACGAATCAGTCCTACACGCGCGCAATACGAGTTTTTTTGGACATAACCGAAGCGATTTGCTATCTGCATCAGAAAAGAATCTACTCGACGCGCATCGTACCGTCAAAGATTATCTTTACCGGCGAGGGGCGTGTCAAACTAACGTTTTTACCGATCAACGATTGCAAGTACGATCTTTTTCAGCCGCCGCGCTATCCGCACTATAGCCGCTGTTCGGAAAAGGACGACGTGTGGCGTCTCGCCGTCCTTTTTCACCGAATTATGTATAAGATTtctggtggcggcggcggcggcggcggcgaatcgagCCGGCCGTCTGCTCAACAGATAAGCCGCCTGCACGCggacgtcgctcgacgacaaACGTCGTACGCGGACGGACGACCGCTTAGTTCGCGCTTCGCGAGATTTTTAATACAATGCCTATCGGTTAATCCGACGAGAAGACCGACTGTTGAGCAAGTGCGAGATTTCGCTAAGGAATTGTGCGAGTCTCGCGGCGAgggacggcgacggcgacccGCGTCGGCACCCGTTGTGCTTCAGCGGAGAAAAGAATTGGCGGCTCGATTGACGCTCGTTCAGCCGTCtctttccgtcgtcgattgcatcgacgagacgaacgctTCGCGGCCGCTCGAATGGCTAGAACGGCTCTCGTCTCGTACGACGGCACCCGTTGAAAAAGAGGcgaggaaagcgaagaaatcgGAAATAGTCTGGCcggcatcgacgacgtatttcgtcgtttcgtcggcaCCGATTGAACGATTGGAAGCGCGGCGTTCCACTAAGCTGCCATCAACTATAAAGCGTCCGGGACCGAGGCGAACATCTTGTCCAAATAGTCAGTACTAGGGTGCACTTCTACTTGCCTTCCTGAACGATGTCTATCGTTCGTTCCAGAGCGACGAACTTGAGTGCATCCGTAGGACCGTATCTGAAGACAGAATCAGTTGAGTTTAAAGCTAGagaaatttaattgaaaagaTTATATGAACCTGTAGTCAAAGAAGAGTTCTTCTCCTGTACTAATTGGTCGTTTGGCGTAAATGCCGATCCGGTGATCGCCGGCAACCATCATAACTAGTGAAAGACCCAATCAGGTATCAGGTACAGCAACGCAAAAAGTTTGACGGCAAAATTCAGTGACGACTCCGCATGCGTATTTAGCAAAAATTAGCATAGGGTCTTACCCACCTTTTGCATAGCAATTCGGATGAATTGAATGGTTAGCGAATCGAATCTTGTTGCCCTTGCGAGTGgcatcgacgacaaaatctGAAGAGAAGTCAGTAATGTACACTTGCGGtgcaagcaagcaagcaagcaaagTCTTTCATCTTTCACCTTGATTCAAGTTAAAGAGAAAACTGCACTTGTACTTATCGTATACTTTCCCCCGTCGATCGGCTTCCTCTTGCGATATGACTTCGCCGCAGTACTCACCGATAAATTCGTTCTTCTGGGCCGGCTCTCCAATGAATATACCCCAACCGGCAACATCAGACGGAGCAAGCAAAAGACgctaaaaagaaatcccCAATAAAAAACCAAGAATGAAAGCTTCTCCTACTCGTAACTGGTACTGCGTACTACAGCTATAAAAGTCACCTTTCTCAGCCCTCGCTGAAGGTTCACATTCTTGCATGATACCGTCTCCTGCTCGGGAACAGCATCTAATATGAAACAAGGTGTGAAATCGAAATATGGAACGTGCCTACGACATACTGGCGCCACAAGACGAACACAGATCGGCGTCGCACTCTCGTGCGGCCAAAAAGCACGGACACAACTTCGTGTTGCACGACGCCTTACATCGACAGCcaagaaaacgatttgagcctaaacaaaaaaatccaCACAAACGTTTTTTCAGTAACACAAACGCAAACGCACAATCTTCTGCACATAAACAAAACTTCTCGCAGAAATTCTTCACCGACGCGCAGGGACAACGAGGCGCCTCGCAGGGACCCTCGTGATTGCATGGAGTGTAACTGCACGACGGAGTGGAATGCGATTCTACGTATTGAATTGTTAGAAAAGGAGCAGAGAAAAATCATCCTCCTTCTCACTTTTTTGCTGCTGCAATTTTCGACAGAGCATGTACCAAGTGCgagccttcttcttttttccccGACTGATGGGCTCGCTTTGGGTCTCTCGCGTGTGCTCCGTTGACTCGGTCGTTTCTCTCTGAGCGTACAGATAAACCTGACAAAGAGACAGTGAATTCGCAACTCTAGGCGCGGGCCTTAACATCTTTTTCACTTCTTTGCAGGACTTTGTATTCAGCACTTGGGCCAGAGCGCAGTAGTTCTGCATGAATATGGGTTTTAGCACGCCAAATAGAGACGCCTCTGTGCCACTCCAGTCTTTGGTGGAGAAAGTACCTGATGCAACAGTCAGTACAAGcagattatttatttatttatttatttattaaaactGCTAGGACTCACCACTGTCGCTTTTTGCTATGGAGCTTACAAGTTCTTTTCCCTTTCCACTGTGAGCAGGTGCAACGTGAAGAAAGCAGTCAGCACCACAAGGCGCAAGTGGTCGTTTAGCCCCAGAAGTGAGCTAGATGGATAGAATTCTCTGCAAAGCTGTAGAATTGCATACGATACCTTTGGCTTCTTTTCGTTTGGTAGTATAGTTGCCGCTACAAATGTAAATAACAGCAATCGGGGTTGACACGTGTACTGTATGAACTATCGCGACTGACTGATCGTACAATGAATAAAGCAGTCATATTTGTAGCACATTCGgcaaaagagacgacgatacGAATCAAGGCATTGATCTGGAGACATCGCTTCGACGTTACCGCTAGCAAACGAAACACGTACACCCCCTAGCAAAAGTAGACTCGTAAGCATACCTATCAATATTCGGAGCACATAGAGAAAGGCCAAGAAGACGACAATATCTATAAAGGCAGATAGACGTCTTTGGGCTGCTTCATTTTTACACCTAGTTTACCTGTCATAAACTTTGTCTTCTGATCCGCACTGTGGAAAAACGGTTGCAATTGCCGTAAATATAGCCATGTCAGTCCCTAAGCATTGAGCACTATAAATGTACGGTAGTCTACTTTCAAGTTGCAACTTCACACCTTTTGTCCCACTAGCCGAAGCCTGGCTATCTGTCTGTAAGCTTTTCACAAGCTTCAAGAAGATGTCGTCGTCTACGCTAAGATGCTCGCCTAGAAGCAATATATTGTTATAGATTCTTATAGCAGGGGTGGCTAGCCCAGCCCTCCTCCCCATAGTACCATCGCTGGATTGATCGTGTACAGTTGCGTCATAGTTTTTGATTAGCTCTTCAATAAAGCTGCCCTCTTCTTCGAGAATTTGTTCACCCATGTACGGAATGTTATGCAAAACGGTCTCGTCTTCGACCTGTAGAATTTTGCGTGAAGGCGCCATACGGTTAGACTGACTGCTCTTTTGTATAATACAAGATAGTTTTGCTGTAGAGGAGCCCACGCTCTCGATTTTGGCAAAGGCGAGACCGGATCTAGAAGAACACACGATATTTTCTCGTTCTGCAACAAAGGGAAattcgaaaatcgaaatatCTTTGTCATTTTGGCGAGAGAACTTGCTTTTTCTCCGGTATCATCCGCTTTTTGATCCAGACGATCGACTGGCTTGAGCTGCACAGGCGACACTTCGCCGCGACGCTCTTCCGCTACGAGGCGAAGATTTTTCGAGAGCAACTCCTGCGCAGAGGATCGTCGCCGGTTTTCGCGCCACAGCGTCATCCAGTGCGCGCGCCTACACCTTCATCATTCCAGTCTGAGCTTCCTCCTTCTCCGAACGAAGACGCCGATACACGGACACGGTTTTACGCTGCAGTTCCAACATCGCGAAGCGAGCCTGCGCATTCGAGGAACGTCCTTGAAAAGCGGCCACGTGTAcccaattaaataattattatttgtaCGTTTAACAGGTGTCCCGCGTGTACTGCTTACTGTATTGGTACTATGAGACCGGTCACCTAtgtcttttaattaaaaaccttCTTATAAAAAAGGAGATAAACAGTTTCTCTGgttttttgcttttctacTTCAATATTAGCAATCTTTGTAACATGTTTGTCGTCAAATTTGTACCAAAGGCTTTCATCATCTATATGACGACAGTATGTGATATAATGTCCATAGGAAGCAGCGTATTTTCCCAAATGACAGCAAAATGCATACAACGTGTAGACTGCCTCCTCTTTCAATCCCCCATTCCTTTCAGTACTTGCACTGGCTTTTCCGCGATAACAATTCAGCATAATAGGCGAAATATCCAATTTTTCAACAGGAAAGTCAATAGCAGCATTACACTTATCTACTTTGTGCAAGGAAACATTGTAAGAAAAacgttgaagttgaattATTAGGCAGCGAGGAGTGGTGTGAATCAAAGCTTGACGAGTAGCAAAACCCAGaggcagcgacgacgttaCAGTTGCAGCTTCGCCGCGCCCCCGTTTTTTACAGGAAGGGCACGGAAGTGCGTCGTCTGGTCCAAGTCTTTCTGGCTGGCCAAATGACGCTAGACACGACTCTAAGAggtttgacgtcagcgaAACGGGCAGGATATAGAACGTTTCTGGAATGGCTGAAAAGCTGTCGCACAAAAGACACTTCTTCATTTCAAGGATTAGCCCACCAAAGGTCGATTTCACAATGGATGACTCCTCTCTCGAAAGAATGGCCCATTGCAACTGACCCAGAGTgaacaaagaagacaaaacggGACTCGCCGGATGCCAAAGTAAACAATCGCTAAGAAAATTCTTCGCTCTAATAAGAAACGATAGGTTGAAGTTCTCATAGAAATTTCCACTTCCGCCGGCTTCAAGAACACGAAACAATTTCTCCGTTGCCAATTCAGCATTTTCAAGATTAAACAAATTATTTCCAGCAGTACCATTCACATAGCCGTCTCGTCTCGGCCGCccccgccgtcgtcgacgacgacgtacaTCTTCCCCTATGTCATTCATAGTCAAGGAATCGACGTGACAGTCGCTGTGGGCTTCACTCGTTGTTTTCACTGTCTCGTCGATAACATCTAGAAGCCATAGAAgaaattcgccgacgtccgTCTGCCTTTGGTATCCGTCCGCGGGAGAAGCAATCAACGACGGATTTAGGACGTGAGCGATGGAACGAAATTCAACATTGCTCACGTGACTGCCTTTCTGTTTGAGAATCCTAAGACTGCCAAGCAATTCGATAAGCGAGCAAACAAAGTCTTTTCGCTCCTGCTGCTGCCCATCGCGTTCAAGACGAGATAGTGGAACTTGATTGCTCGCTCTGAGACCTTCTAAAAAACCAGGCGCCCTAGCTAAACATTGAAGGCAAGAATTAAGAAAACAGGTATTTGATCCGTCATTTTTTATTCCTCGAGGATAGACATCGTTCTGCTTTCCAAACAGCAACAGAGTTTTCAACGACCACGAACGAGAAACCGATTGAGAACAATCTTTAGGTGATGGTGATGGTAATGTTGGTGGTGGTGGCAGTGACAGCGGTGAGGGAGGAAGAGATGCATAAGAAACTTTTCCCTCAGAGTCTTTTGTCATTTCGTTTGGTGTTCTGGAGGCGGCACCGCTGTCGTAGACTTGTTTGAGTCCCGCAgcaacgagaaaaaagggtAGGGTGCCGTTGATAACGAAGATTACAAAAGAGTTGATCAAATAGACAATTCCCAATAGAAAACGTATCGaactctctttctctcggCCGCGATTGCGTAAAACCTCGTCGCTCATCCATCCTAAGATCAGGACAACAAGGATTTGGAGAACAGAACTCCTTAGCATCGACGCGAACACTTCTTCGACGTTCGATGCCTTCATTTGCCGAAGCTGCGCGGCGGCGTGCGCACAAAGTGCGCGcttgttcgacgtcgcgcaaCCGATGGCGGTACGGCACCCAGAGCGCGCTCGTACTACTATTGTCGCTCCGACGGGAACGGGAGCGACCGGCGGGGGGCACGAATTGAAGTATTCGCTACACAGATGGTCGAGTTTCTACTCCGACGCCTTTCATCCGAAGTAAGCAGAAGAAGTTCGAAGCTCGCGCGAGATCTCGATCTGTGTTTACCTGCAGCAATATTCTTGTTGACAATCCTAAAGACGAAACGTCTCGCTGGCTATCCGAGTCAAATCGTCCGCCACAGGCACGTTCTCTGGAATGGGTTTCGGaaatttctaataataataataattgtcCCTTGTCTCTTATTTAGTACTTGACATTGAAGCTGAGCCACGGACCTTGCATTGTGCGCAGCATCACTTTTGGAAAGTATAAGAGAGCGCACGTTTGCAATTTGCATTTGTTTGACATTTTCGCCGGTCTCGACGAAAATGAAATGAAGCAAGTTTACACAGGGTATTAATCAATGAATGCAATTTACTCCCAATCAAGTCATCTTATTTGTAAAGGGAGCTGCgtaatgatgacgtcaaagagaCATTTCATTTAAAGCCAATATgctgtaattttttaaaaataggttcgattttctcgcacGCGAATACCGTTTTGAATTAACTATCTTTTTAACAACAGTTCCTCATTTGGCATGGGAACAGACCTTTGGATTTAGTATCTGGTATGTTGAACTGAGAGgccagcaacagcagcagcagcagcagcagaaccAGGAAGttccaatgacgtcatcattacTGCCAGAGTCTCTACCGTCCGTATCATGCcacgaaaaaatttctccaATTTATTGTCTTAGTTCTGAAGTAAAGCTGGGACTTTGTATAAGGGAGTGGATTAATGCTG carries:
- the LOC136186379 gene encoding serine/threonine-protein kinase WNK3-like, with product MNPIENDDEKRPAAQGSPIGSPPRSPSKTKPGDNASTEKDGKNVETTMTTATMTTMTTTATSDRVEEEEEERDVKAVDHSPDGRFLKFEEELGRGSFKTVYKGLDTETGVAVAWCELQTTRFRKQDKGRFREEASILKSLQHPNILKFHDFWEIEAVNATVPGKKTTLILVTELMTSGTLKTYLRRFKKINIKIMRRWCAQILHGLHFLHTRTPPIIHRDLKCDNIFITGPSGVVKIGDLGLATLRHRSFVSSVIGTPEFMAPEMYEEKYDEKVDVYAFGMCLLEMATNEYPYSECQNAAQIYKKVTSGCEPDALGKVENKVIAEVIVRSIDYNREKRYTIPQLLAHPFFTEDETVKVVLGSKNADVTGDTVGLLLFNDSKKGKSNQHGGIQIAFNLKSDTPDSVATELVNKQYIKQEKIQAVATSIRERLEDVKRLQMKQAESSSSATRSLAPSSTASSGMGEKSSLGLNPNPTASQAVVESGTLDSGIGSSSASGSTAAAAAAAAAAAAVAAVPPPPAAATSAATASAAPTVTATTTAAGPSQDPADEEEDVSESKEKDRLNVGSPPLVKRMDSMNRKRTEEIVNALSESGQDPSISPPQQQQEGGAARSDSVIGKPKGKGAKGKGGKPKLVCKEMSDDKMAYCVLHSKNTQIDFQFSTLDDSPDEVASSIVDAGHLDAANRQWLYEELLRVVKRGERTEKEQGISEIGDSEKVFSSDVTATADDRKAGDGSVRDGENSHVLSAGAVEVTSDKDGRRNEEEEEKRETIPRRDDNDAGLEVMSASAQLPDEKKVEPTTTSERADPVLSVPVKLPSLDLPENLATRSPLDIEGERQISRFMVADADEAESQEDAAEAEVLPLNPSMETVQHEPSSPLIQTRKDLSDDSKSSSSSGAKAAPAPSQPSTESSTVHGEENSPAEATEQFDTTEKTPQASVLPPNSPVRTVQAQATVTGSGKQGEKEKGPPSPSPTRASTSRESSISSVPEGELERLQHINALQSSPSETPGQLDSEGERELEEKQKKELQDLDEKYKNDRKDMEGRHKKELNALKAKKKKDLEQAARTKLQSRSVESISASAAGPPDPKDKSRQKTQELEKREIERFESNPKMLRKAEQKDIEAAKHRLAALKNPTISSASGASDPCEPKQTLKQLQEQKRYPSSAVAPQSQVVTAAAAAVAAVAAVAAPSTNHPPPPPPDSVEWAEFSSARAAQTQPPATNFVSAPVHASTQSGSAKYLVHQPPPPTQQYASQKPPSTTTTTTTTTTITPPTVTPPTVNKPEPSTLDEFDPYRPIERKS
- the LOC136186385 gene encoding histone-lysine N-methyltransferase EZH2-like is translated as MMKELLSKNLRLVAEERRGEVSPVQLKPVDRLDQKADDTGEKNEKISCVLLDPVSPLPKSRAWAPLQQNYLVEDETVLHNIPYMGEQILEEEGSFIEELIKNYDATVHDQSSDGEHLSVDDDIFLKLVKSLQTDSQASASGTKGTDMAIFTAIATVFPQCGSEDKVYDRYCRLLGLSLCAPNIDSGNVEAMSPDQCLDSYRRLFCRMCYKYDCFIHSATILPNEKKPKLTSGAKRPLAPCGADCFLHVAPAHSGKGKELVSSIAKSDSGTFSTKDWSGTEASLFGVLKPIFMQNYCALAQVLNTKSCKEVYLYAQRETTESTEHTRETQSEPISRGKKKKARTWYMLCRKLQQQKKSHSTPSCSYTPCNHEGPCEAPRCPCASVKNFCEKFCLCAEDCSNRFLGCRCKASCNTKLCPCFLAARECDADLCSSCGANAVPEQETVSCKNVNLQRGLRKRLLLAPSDVAGWGIFIGEPAQKNEFIGEYCGEVISQEEADRRGKVYDKYKCSFLFNLNQDFVVDATRKGNKIRFANHSIHPNCYAKVMMVAGDHRIGIYAKRPISTGEELFFDYRYGPTDALKFVALERTIDIVQEVDGSLVERRASNRSIGADETTKYVVDAGQTISDFFAFLASFSTGAVVRDESRSSHSSGREAFVSSMQSTTERDG
- the LOC136185587 gene encoding ubiquitin carboxyl-terminal hydrolase 33-like, giving the protein MKASNVEEVFASMLRSSVLQILVVLILGWMSDEVLRNRGREKESSIRFLLGIVYLINSFVIFVINGTLPFFLVAAGLKQVYDSGAASRTPNEMTKDSEGKVSYASLPPSPLSLPPPPTLPSPSPKDCSQSVSRSWSLKTLLLFGKQNDVYPRGIKNDGSNTCFLNSCLQCLARAPGFLEGLRASNQVPLSRLERDGQQQERKDFVCSLIELLGSLRILKQKGSHVSNVEFRSIAHVLNPSLIASPADGYQRQTDVGEFLLWLLDVIDETVKTTSEAHSDCHVDSLTMNDIGEDVRRRRRRRGRPRRDGYVNGTAGNNLFNLENAELATEKLFRVLEAGGSGNFYENFNLSFLIRAKNFLSDCLLWHPASPVLSSLFTLGQLQWAILSREESSIVKSTFGGLILEMKKCLLCDSFSAIPETFYILPVSLTSNLLESCLASFGQPERLGPDDALPCPSCKKRGRGEAATVTSSLPLGFATRQALIHTTPRCLIIQLQRFSYNVSLHKVDKCNAAIDFPVEKLDISPIMLNCYRGKASASTERNGGLKEEAVYTLYAFCCHLGKYAASYGHYITYCRHIDDESLWYKFDDKHVTKIANIEVEKQKTRETVYLLFYKKVFN